The following are encoded together in the Gadus chalcogrammus isolate NIFS_2021 chromosome 2, NIFS_Gcha_1.0, whole genome shotgun sequence genome:
- the unc119.2 gene encoding protein unc-119 homolog B — protein TGPGGDSSPAGEEEWNGFLAGTAREEEQEERGPPEWKRGDPVTPQHVLRLRGYTREFLCSPEDNVYNINFSRFKIRELQSGAVILDIQKHCPTEIKDVFEVDPGRFIQYHFSPSFLALKEIGATLEFTVGRRAVNRLRLIERHFFRNLLLKTFDFEIGFCIPFSRNTCEHIYSLPDLDPSTIAEMVASPFETRSDSFYFANNRLIMHHKAEYSFDQPDPSSSSSSSSSSSS, from the exons ACGGGGCCCGGCGGGGACAGCAGCCCCGCGGGCGAGGAGGAGTGGAACGGGTTCCTCGCGGGGACCGCTcgcgaggaggagcaggaggagagagggcctCCAGAATGGAAGCGGGGTGACCCTGTGACCCCGCAGCACGTTCTCAGGCTCAGGGGGTACACCAGAG AGTTCCTGTGCTCCCCGGAGGACAACGTTTACAACATCAACTTTTCCCGCTTCAAGATCCGAGAGCTGCAGAGCGGAGCGGTTATCCTGGACATCCAGAAGCACTGCCCCACcg AAATCAAGGACGTCTTCGAGGTGGACCCAGGCCGGTTCATACAGTATCacttctccccctcctttctGGCCCTCAAGGAAATTGGGGCCAC GTTGGAGTTCACGGTTGGCCGGAGGGCGGTGAACCGCCTCAGACTGATCGAGAGGCACTTCTTTCGGAATCTCCTGCTCAAAACATTCGACTTTGAGATCGGCTTCTGCATCCCGTTCAGCAGGAACACGTGTGAACACATCTACAGTCTCCCTGATCTGGACCCCAGCACTA tcgcGGAGATGGTGGCCAGCCCGTTCGAGACGCGCTCAGACAGCTTCTACTTTGCCAACAACCGGCTCATCATGCACCACAAGGCAGAGTACTCCTTCGACCAGCCagatccatcatcatcatcatcatcatcatcatcatcttcatcctaG
- the tspan4b gene encoding tetraspanin-4, which yields MSVSRTCLCCVKYLMFVFNLIFWLGGCGLFGVGVWLSFTQAEFSSLPLSFPSLSAANLLLVAGGVTMVTGFLGCLGALKEQRCLLMTFFVILLLLVLTEVTLVLVIHVFHNTLDAKAQDELKEAMKSYTSDEGLKKSWDNVQKMFKCCGVTNKTDWYGVLNDTLPSSCCSVGAHQCVDGWSEACYQKARNWLLDNIPSVLVFGVCIGIVQILALVFSLLMYCQILRAEKYLD from the exons atgTCGGTGTCTCGGACGTGCCTGTGCTGTGTCAAGTATCTGATGTTTGTCTTCAACCTCATCTTTTGG CTGGGCGGCTGCGGTCTGTTTGGCGTCGGGGTGTGGCTGTCCTTCACCCAGGCCGAgttctcctcccttcccctgtCCTTCCCCTCGCTCTCCGCCGCCAacctgctgctggtggcggGCGGCGTCACCATGGTCACGGGCTTCCTGGGCTGCCTGGGCGCGCTGAAGGAGCAACGCTGCCTCCTCATGACG TTCTTTGTGATCCTGTTGCTCCTGGTTCTGACAGAGGTGACGCTAGTGCTGGTGATACACGTCTTCCACAATACG cTGGACGCCAAAGCGCAGGACGAGTTGAAGGAGGCGATGAAGAGCTACACGAGTGATGAGGGCCTGAAGAAGTCCTGGGACAACGTTCAGAAGATG TTCAAGTGCTGCGGCGTCACGAACAAGACGGACTGGTACGGGGTGCTGAACGACACGCTGCCCTCGTCCTGCTGCTCAGTGGGGGCGCACCAGTGTGTGGACGGCTGGAGCGAG gcctgctACCAGAAGGCCAGGAACTGGCTGCTGGACAACATCCCCTCGGTCCTGGTGTTTGGGGTGTGCATCGGGATCGTTCAG ATTCTGGCTCTAGTCTTCTCGCTGCTGATGTACTGTCAGATCCTGCGGGCGGAGAAGTACCTGGACTGA